A genomic stretch from Pristiophorus japonicus isolate sPriJap1 chromosome 6, sPriJap1.hap1, whole genome shotgun sequence includes:
- the nkrf gene encoding NF-kappa-B-repressing factor isoform X2 produces the protein MAAGVESQAGPKLQLAESVEQYRGLSESDKHWRIRRQFIVRHLRNYPGSRTEQLLALSMVWSNHVFLGCRYSPDLLERVFRMAEGIDVGDIGSCELVPGSANNKRSNSDNGENPTAKRKPPLFRPRFRFEPVAFVSSSTTDEDELKKRINQSDKPRRWADLDEDGVSSNSLIKTEENAVKTESCPAAKVNKSSKSSNGPLLPASSQNSSSFDYDSLYKSIFTEADEAKIGNRVKGISCLSTYMSKIQQNYSAKYEAYHSNPSDLYPTMRGPDFSKTPVANKQGYKGLGFTQTKRSKGRKSSKKNASKSVLPEPLQPLTGKAAAAGGFSPSAVKSRQNFFNMLQISVSRKLSAIGGFSNQLNHSDVLSSCIQTCKTNPQYFYVSLKEIPPADVPKNKKVLTDGYACELRCQGVYLSTGYAGSKIGARDRASEQALKLFLKDVVVQVVKRKCKSNCIDDLILCEENTPRNDIPPALKKPDEKIPSKDTANKGNETNKQSNRLPKELKKKDWVEFVILETAKNAVCILNNSAQFNRMTVDYKFKLTPSQVWQCCVFVEDHFIAEAYGTKKLVKHTAAEKALDILRQTQPVVKSSKPGNTDAAISRSAILGRSAEEALKQKITEDNIGNQLLRKMGWKGGGLGKEGEGIAEPIMVKEQFKREGLGLEMNKSGSKLNKRDIEDLIKNYARSDKQDELTFSKELTNDERMQIHQMAAKYGLKSKSYGKGKERYLVVSRKVRIDDIMNQLAQEGQVGRFELVVPGCSN, from the exons ATACAGCCCAGATCTTTTAGAAAGGGTCTTTCGAATGGCAGAAGGTATTGATGTTGGTGACATAGGATCATGTGAGTTAGTTCCTGGGAGCGCAAATAACAAAAGATCCAATTCTGACAATG GTGAAAATCCAACGGCAAAGCGGAAACCTCCTTTATTCCGCCCTAGATTTCGGTTTGAGCCGGTAGCATTTGTTAGTAGCTCCACCACGGATGAGGATGAATTGAAGAAAAGGATAAACCAATCAGACAAGCCACGAAGGTGGGCAGATTTGGACGAAGATGGTGTCTCATCAAACTCTCTGATTAAAACTGAGGAGAACGCGGTGAAAACAGAATCTTGCCCCGCCGCAAAAGTGAATAAATCTAGCAAAAGTTCAAATGGTCCACTGCTTCCTGCCTCTTCTCAGAATTCTTCTTCATTTGATTATGACTCCTTGTACAAAAGCATCTTCACGGAGGCAGATGAAGCCAAAATTGGAAACCGTGTTAAAGGGATAAGCTGTTTAAGCACTTACATGTCTAAAATACAACAGAACTATTCTGCAAAATATGAGGCATATCATTCCAATCCGTCAGATCTTTATCCAACTATGAGGGGGCCTGATTTTTCTAAGACCCCAGTCGCCAATAAACAGGGCTACAAAGGCCTGGGCTTCACACAGACCAAGCGGTCAAAGGGTAGAAAATCGTCTAAGAAAAATGCCAGTAAGTCAGTACTTCCTGaacctctgcagcctttgacaggcaAGGCGGCGGCAGCTGGTGGGTTTTCTCCATCTGCGGTAAAGAGCCGACAGAATTTCTTTAATATGCTCCAGATATCTGTGTCAAGGAAGCTTAGTGCTATTGGAGGCTTCAGTAACCAGCTGAACCACAGTGATGTGCTAAGCAGCTGTATTCAGACGTGTAAAACAAACCCTCAGTATTTCTACGTCTCGCTGAAGGAGATACCTCCAGCTGATGTACCAAAAAACAAGAAAGTCTTGACCGATGGCTATGCTTGTGAGTTGAGGTGTCAAGGTGTTTACTTGTCTACAGGCTATGCTGGCAGCAAAATTGGAGCTCGAGATAGGGCCTCTGAGCAAGCCTTAAAATTGTTCCTTAAAGATGTGGTGGTTCAGGTTGTGAAGCGCAAGTGTAAAAGCAATTGCATCGACGACTTAATATTGTGTGAAGAAAACACGCCTCGAAATGACATTCCTCCTGCTCTCAAAAAGCCAGATGAGAAAATACCAAGCAAAGATACTGCCAATAAAGGAAATGAAACCAATAAACAGAGCAATCGACTTCCAAAGGAGCTGAAAAAGAAGGACTGGGTGGAATTTGTCATTTTGGAGACTGCAAAGAATGCTGTGTGCATCCTGAACAATTCGGCTCAATTCAACAGGATGACCGTGGATTACAAGTTTAAGCTGACACCCAGTCAGGTTTGGCAGTGCTGTGTTTTTGTAGAAGACCATTTTATTGCTGAGGCTTACGGAACCAAGAAGTTGGTGAAGCACACGGCGGCAGAGAAAGCTTTGGATATACTGAGGCAAACGCAGCCAGTTGTGAAATCAAGCAAACCAGGCAACACTGATGCAGCCATCTCTCGAAGTGCAATTCTTGGACGATCGGCAGAGGAAGCTCTTAAACAAAAGATCACCGAAGACAACATTGGCAATCAACTTTTACGAAAAATGGGTTGGAAGGGGGGTGGTTTAGGGAAAGAGGGTGAGGGTATTGCAGAGCCAATCATGGTAAAAGAACAGTTCAAGAGGGAGGGCCTGGGCTTAGAGATGAACAAGAGTGGTTCTAAATTAAACAAACGAGATATAGAAGATCTTATCAAAAATTATGCCCGCTCAGACAAGCAGGATGAGCTGACCTTTTCTAAAGAGCTGACCAACGACGAACGAATGCAAATCCACCAGATGGCTGCCAAGTATGGCCTCAAAAGTAAATCCTACGGGAAAGGAAAGGAGCGCTATTTGGTTGTGAGCAGAAAAGTACGTATAGATGATATTATGAACCAGCTTGCACAGGAAGGACAGGTTGGCCGATTTGAATTGGTAGTGCCGGGTTGTTCAAATTGA